A section of the Plutella xylostella chromosome 18, ilPluXylo3.1, whole genome shotgun sequence genome encodes:
- the LOC105388262 gene encoding uncharacterized protein LOC105388262: MIYFSWHFVQTFYEAHLCNMTSPVDKPNQSDPEAFTSTGPVDNGAKTGKQSEGDYRLQIFQSSLNALAHILIGATVMPCLLYALRNGVPLTATSVHIILCVIGHHLLMAEAILSLSPANGWSSRLRLVDKRRAHWILMTTGSGMAIAGSFYKILDKPVHWNTLHGQFALVALVFTVASLFNGLTSHYAYEWRVVFNANLSKITHICFGVLAYTMSSVCLIYGLDKQGVRNWATSPVVDALIAAIVIYTAICIINPTISFYRKSKLVVKNSL; this comes from the exons ATGATTTATTTCAGCTGGCATTTTGTGCAGACGTTCTACGAAGCACACCTGTGTAACATGACGTCACCCGTGGATAAACCGAATCAGTCCGACCCAGAAGCTTTTACTAGCACCGGGCCAGTGGACAATGGTGCTAAGACAGGGAAGCAAAGTGAAGGTGACTACAGACTGCAAATATTCCAGTCTTCCCTGAATGCGCTGGCGCATATTCTGATTGGAGCCACGGTGATGCCGTGTCTGCTGTACGCACTGAGAAATGGCGTACCGTTGACTGCGACTTCAGTTCACATTATCTTGTGTGTTATTGGG CACCACCTCCTCATGGCCGAAGCGATCCTCAGCCTGAGTCCGGCCAACGGCTGGTCCTCCCGGCTGCGTCTCGTGGACAAGCGGCGCGCGCACTGGATCCTCATGACCACCGGCTCCGGGATGGCCATTGCAGGCTCCTTCTACAAGATCCTGGACAAGCCGGTGCATTGGAATACTTTGCATGGACAGTTTG CTTTAGTGGCGCTAGTGTTCACGGTCGCCAGTCTGTTCAACGGCCTCACGTCCCACTACGCGTACGAGTGGAGGGTCGTCTTCAACGCCAACCTGTCCAAGATCACCCACATCTGCTTCGGAGTCCTCGCCTACACCATGTCTTCCGTCTGCCTCATCTATGGCCTTGACAAGCAGGGAGTCAGGAACTGGGCTACCTCTCCTGTAGTCGACGCTCTTATTGCAGCGATTGTCATATACACCGCCATCTGCATCATAAACCCGACTATTAGCTTCTACAGGAAATCGAAGTTGGTCGTCAAGAATAGCTTGTAA